DNA from Deltaproteobacteria bacterium:
TTTTTGCTAACCTTTCCTGCGCATATTCGGGGGACCCACTATTAAACGCCGCCGAGTTTCAGAAAGAAGTGGTAAACAACATCATTAAGACTGTCCGGGCCAAAAACGGAGGAAGGCTGATTCTCCACAGTCACGACTGGATGGCAGGAGGGGCGGTTACGGCCTACGCGAAAGCGCGAGACTGTCCGGTACTGCATACCGTTCACAACGTTCATACGGGCCATATCCCTATTGAGATGCTTTTCGGCGTTGATGTTGACAGCCTCTCGTGGAATATCTACTTTTCCGAAGAATATGGGAAGAAATGCATCGACAGTCAGGCAACAGCCATTAAGAGCGCCACTCTGGTCAATTTTGTCGGGGAAAAGTTTCTTAAAGAGGTCATAGGAGATTATTTCCTAGACAGATTTTTCATCCCGCCAAGTGTAAGACAGGAAGTCAAGGCAAAGTATAATCAAAGTGCGGCATTGAGCATCATGAATGCAACGTCCCCCAGGATGTATCCGGAACAATGTGAACACCTTGTAAAAAAATACGGTCCTGATGATGACGTTATGGCCACAAAAAGGGAAAACCTTTTGGAATTTCAGAAGAGAACCGGGCTTAATATTAATCCCGATGCGATCCTCCTTTACTGGCCATCACGATTGGACCCATCTCAAAAAGGCGTTGAACTTCTCAAAGATATCGCTCTTAAATTTGTTATAGAGCACGGCGACGTGCAGATAGCGATCGTGGGGAACGGTGTCGGGCGTGATCAGACCCATGAAGAAATCTTAGGAAGAATCGCTTGTTCCTCCGGGGGGAAGATCACGTATCAGCGTTTCAGTGAGAGG
Protein-coding regions in this window:
- a CDS encoding glycogen/starch synthase → MKLRVSYKINKVPGIYIKDRNRQRHVNLPSKGSKNVRTFEILKKTERTAVLLVSPETGRLPDAMGDLARYISGKAGGLGEVVSALCEGLRARGIECHLATLNLKKRFQRESNMDENMWREIRYKVDPDKVHLVSSSIFANLSCAYSGDPLLNAAEFQKEVVNNIIKTVRAKNGGRLILHSHDWMAGGAVTAYAKARDCPVLHTVHNVHTGHIPIEMLFGVDVDSLSWNIYFSEEYGKKCIDSQATAIKSATLVNFVGEKFLKEVIGDYFLDRFFIPPSVRQEVKAKYNQSAALSIMNATSPRMYPEQCEHLVKKYGPDDDVMATKRENLLEFQKRTGLNINPDAILLYWPSRLDPSQKGVELLKDIALKFVIEHGDVQIAIVGNGVGRDQTHEEILGRIACSSGGKITYQRFSERLSMLGYAAASDVFGASLYEPCGQIDQIGNLFGATATNRDTGGYHDKIEELRLKVDGASEDGGNGFLFQNYDPGGLWYGLSKSVQFHRKPLEIREKQLKRIMREARKKYDLDTMIDEYVKVYERLNRGPLS